In Sulfitobacter albidus, the following proteins share a genomic window:
- a CDS encoding NAD(P)-dependent oxidoreductase, with amino-acid sequence MAKLAFLGLGVMGGPMAGHLQRAGHDVTVYNRTTAKAEAWVETYGGAMAATPREAAAGADFVMACVGNDDDLRAVCTGADGAFADMPAGSVFVDHTTVSAAVTREMYAAADTKQISFVDAPISGGQAGAENAQLSIMCGGDAGAFERALPIMDVYAKICRRIGDSGAGQMTKCCNQIAIAGLVQGLSEALHFAEKAGLDGRAVTEVISQGAAGSWQMANRYETMLDGEFNHGFAVDWMRKDLDICLRTGDEIAASLPVTALVDQFYKDVQKLGGGRWDTSSLIERLRKMG; translated from the coding sequence ATGGCAAAGCTCGCGTTTCTGGGTCTCGGAGTGATGGGGGGACCGATGGCGGGCCACCTGCAACGGGCGGGCCACGATGTGACGGTCTACAACCGCACGACGGCCAAGGCGGAGGCGTGGGTCGAGACCTACGGCGGCGCGATGGCCGCGACGCCGCGCGAGGCTGCGGCGGGCGCGGATTTCGTCATGGCATGCGTGGGCAACGACGACGATCTGCGCGCGGTCTGCACCGGCGCGGACGGCGCCTTTGCCGATATGCCCGCAGGGTCCGTCTTTGTCGATCACACCACCGTGTCGGCGGCGGTGACGCGTGAGATGTACGCGGCGGCGGACACCAAGCAGATCAGCTTTGTCGATGCGCCAATCTCGGGCGGGCAGGCGGGGGCGGAGAACGCGCAGCTGTCGATCATGTGCGGCGGCGATGCGGGCGCGTTCGAGCGCGCGCTGCCGATCATGGATGTCTACGCCAAGATCTGTCGCCGCATCGGTGACAGCGGCGCGGGCCAGATGACCAAATGCTGCAACCAGATCGCCATCGCCGGTCTGGTGCAGGGCCTGTCAGAGGCGCTGCATTTCGCGGAGAAGGCTGGCCTGGACGGCCGCGCAGTGACCGAGGTCATCAGCCAGGGCGCGGCGGGCAGCTGGCAGATGGCCAACCGCTACGAGACGATGCTCGACGGGGAATTCAATCACGGGTTCGCCGTCGACTGGATGCGCAAGGATCTCGATATCTGTCTGCGCACGGGCGACGAGATCGCGGCCTCGCTGCCGGTCACGGCGCTGGTCGATCAATTCTACAAGGATGTGCAAAAGCTCGGCGGCGGGCGGTGGGATACCTCCAGCCTGATCGAGCGTCTGCGCAAGATGGGATAG
- a CDS encoding DUF2177 family protein, translating into MTLILLFLSTFIVFLAIDFVGLSYMIKPIFARQIGHLMTDSPRLLPAFLFYAFMVAVVLWFVSWPALTQDRSLLWVFGNAALLGMVGYGTYEFTSYAVMKDWTTTMVAVDFTWGTCLTGFSALAGVWITRAFS; encoded by the coding sequence ATGACCCTTATCCTCCTCTTTCTGTCGACCTTCATCGTCTTTCTGGCCATCGATTTTGTCGGCCTCAGCTATATGATCAAACCGATTTTCGCGCGCCAGATTGGTCATTTGATGACGGACAGCCCGCGCCTGCTGCCCGCGTTCCTGTTCTATGCCTTCATGGTGGCGGTGGTGTTGTGGTTCGTCTCCTGGCCCGCCCTGACGCAGGACCGCAGCCTGCTGTGGGTCTTTGGCAATGCAGCCCTTCTGGGCATGGTAGGCTACGGCACCTATGAATTCACCAGCTACGCGGTGATGAAAGATTGGACGACAACGATGGTCGCCGTCGATTTCACCTGGGGGACGTGTTTGACAGGGTTTTCGGCGCTCGCGGGGGTCTGGATCACGCGGGCCTTTTCCTAG
- a CDS encoding YSC84-related protein: MTQSYLSRRAFAFGAIAGTGVLAGCGNGVGSTGGSTIDARVDATLNQMYTSFPNTQTLAQKANGMLVMPLVTEAGLGFGGAYGRGALRVNDISVDYYSVTKASGGLQIGAQQYAHVLFFMTDDALANFRRSPGWAAGADLEYVISDRGDSVAADTTTVLAPVLAAVFGRAGLRIGATLEGTKYTRIIP, from the coding sequence ATGACACAATCATACCTTTCGCGCCGCGCGTTCGCGTTCGGCGCCATCGCGGGCACCGGCGTGCTGGCCGGGTGCGGCAATGGCGTGGGATCGACCGGTGGGTCGACCATCGACGCGCGCGTCGACGCAACCCTCAACCAGATGTACACAAGTTTTCCCAACACGCAGACCCTTGCGCAAAAGGCAAACGGCATGCTGGTGATGCCACTGGTGACCGAAGCGGGCCTTGGATTTGGCGGCGCCTACGGGCGCGGTGCGCTGCGGGTCAACGATATCTCGGTGGATTACTATTCGGTAACGAAGGCCTCGGGCGGTTTGCAGATCGGCGCGCAGCAATACGCGCATGTCCTGTTCTTCATGACCGACGATGCGCTTGCCAATTTCCGGCGCTCGCCCGGATGGGCGGCAGGCGCTGATCTGGAATACGTGATCTCGGATCGCGGCGACAGCGTGGCGGCGGATACAACCACCGTTCTGGCGCCGGTTCTGGCGGCGGTCTTTGGCCGCGCGGGCCTGCGCATCGGCGCCACCCTTGAGGGCACGAAATACACCCGGATCATTCCCTGA
- the mfd gene encoding transcription-repair coupling factor — translation MTDPAHITVSGAPEGFDAQLILNEIARADGPVIHVARDDKRMAAIESALRFFAPDMPVVRFPGWDCLPYDRVSPNADISAQRMATLAGLVHGMPARYVLLTTLGAATQRLPARDVLRDAAFRARVGDRIDERGLREFLVRMGFVQSPTVMEPGDYAVRGGIMDIYPPGDLGPVRLDMFGDVLDGARRFDAATQRTTEKLDQIELAPVSEVILDEAAITRFRQNYRIEFGAAGTDDPLYEAISAGRKHQGAEHWLAFFYETLETLFDYLPGVPVTLDDQVTPVRLARWESVADQYETRKIAMSARGRMDSVYKPAPAGGLYLDDAAWEAAVAGHRVIQLAPLPQATGPGVTDAGGRIGRNFAPERQQESISLFGALAKHVKTKLADGSVVIASYSDGARERLSGLIEDEGLAEAIPIPDATRLGKRGLHLVVWPLEHGFEAPWRDGKITVISEQDVLGDRLIRRPKRKRRAENFLSEVQSLTPGDLVVHVDHGIGRYLGMEVVTAAGAAHECLLLEYAENSKLYLPVENIELLSKYGHEEGLLDKLGGGAWQSKKARLKERIREMADKLIRIAAERALRKAPVLEPPPGMWDAFSARFPYQETDDQLSAIGDVIDDLTSGNPMDRLVVGDVGFGKTEVAMRAAFVAAMSGVQVAVIAPTTLLARQHYKSFADRFRGFPLEVRQLSRFVTAKDAAATRDGITKGTVDIVVGTHALLAKSIKFKNLGLLVIDEEQHFGVTHKERLKSLRTDVHVLTLTATPIPRTLQLSLTGVRDLSIIGTPPVDRLSIRTYVSEFDVVTLREALLREHYRGGQSFYVVPRISDLPEIEAFLKDQLPELSYVVAHGQMAAGELDDRMNAFYDGKFDILLATTIVESGLDIPTANTMIVHRADMFGLAQLYQIRGRVGRSKTRAYAYLTTKPRAKLTATAEKRLRVLGSLDTLGAGFTLASQDLDIRGAGNLLGEEQSGQMRDVGFELYQSMLEEAIAKIKSGELQGLTDDDGQWAPQINLGVPVLIPEDYVPDLDVRLGLYRRLSELTRKVELEGFAAELIDRFGPLPREVNTLMLVVRIKAMCKRAGIAKLDGGPKGAVVQFHNDKFASPEGLVQFMHAQKGQAKVKDNRIVVARDWKTDTDKIKGAFAIARDLAEHVVAREKAARKRAATAPSG, via the coding sequence ATGACTGATCCCGCCCATATCACCGTTTCCGGCGCGCCCGAAGGGTTTGACGCACAGCTGATCCTGAATGAAATCGCGCGCGCGGACGGCCCCGTGATCCACGTGGCGCGCGACGACAAACGCATGGCCGCGATTGAGAGCGCGCTGCGCTTTTTCGCGCCCGACATGCCGGTCGTGCGCTTTCCGGGCTGGGATTGCCTGCCGTACGACCGGGTATCGCCCAACGCCGATATCTCGGCGCAGCGCATGGCGACACTGGCGGGGTTGGTGCACGGGATGCCCGCGCGCTACGTGCTGCTGACAACGCTGGGGGCGGCGACGCAACGTCTGCCCGCCCGCGATGTGCTGCGCGACGCCGCGTTCCGCGCGCGCGTGGGCGACCGGATCGACGAGCGGGGCCTGCGTGAATTTCTGGTACGCATGGGCTTTGTGCAAAGCCCCACGGTGATGGAGCCGGGCGACTACGCCGTGCGCGGTGGCATCATGGACATCTACCCGCCCGGCGATCTGGGGCCGGTACGGCTGGATATGTTCGGCGATGTGCTCGACGGCGCGCGCCGCTTTGATGCAGCGACCCAGCGCACCACCGAAAAGCTGGACCAGATCGAGCTCGCGCCGGTGAGCGAGGTCATCCTCGATGAGGCGGCGATCACGCGGTTTCGCCAGAACTACCGCATCGAATTTGGTGCGGCGGGCACCGATGATCCGCTTTACGAGGCGATTTCGGCGGGGCGCAAACATCAGGGCGCCGAGCATTGGCTGGCGTTCTTCTATGAAACGCTGGAAACGCTGTTTGACTATCTGCCCGGCGTGCCCGTCACCCTCGACGATCAGGTCACGCCCGTGCGGCTGGCGCGCTGGGAAAGCGTGGCGGACCAATACGAGACGCGCAAGATCGCGATGTCCGCGCGCGGGCGCATGGACAGCGTGTACAAACCCGCACCTGCCGGGGGGCTTTATCTGGACGACGCCGCGTGGGAGGCCGCCGTGGCCGGGCACCGCGTGATCCAGCTGGCGCCACTGCCTCAGGCCACAGGGCCGGGGGTGACGGATGCGGGCGGGCGCATCGGGCGAAACTTTGCCCCCGAACGCCAGCAGGAATCCATCAGCCTTTTCGGGGCTTTGGCCAAACATGTTAAGACCAAGCTTGCGGATGGCTCCGTCGTCATCGCCAGCTATTCCGACGGCGCGCGCGAGCGTTTGAGCGGGCTCATCGAGGACGAAGGGCTGGCCGAGGCGATCCCGATCCCCGACGCCACACGGCTGGGCAAACGCGGCCTGCATCTGGTCGTCTGGCCGTTGGAGCACGGGTTCGAAGCGCCGTGGCGGGACGGCAAGATCACCGTCATCTCGGAACAGGATGTGCTGGGTGACAGGCTGATCCGCCGCCCGAAACGCAAGCGGCGTGCGGAGAATTTCCTGAGCGAGGTGCAGAGCCTCACGCCCGGCGATCTGGTGGTGCACGTCGATCACGGCATCGGGCGCTATCTGGGCATGGAGGTGGTGACCGCCGCAGGTGCGGCACACGAATGTCTGCTGCTCGAATACGCCGAGAATTCAAAGCTGTACCTGCCGGTCGAGAATATCGAACTGTTGAGCAAATACGGCCACGAGGAGGGCCTGCTCGACAAATTGGGCGGGGGCGCGTGGCAATCCAAGAAGGCCAGGCTCAAGGAACGCATCCGCGAGATGGCCGACAAGCTTATTCGCATCGCTGCCGAGCGCGCGCTGCGAAAGGCGCCGGTGCTGGAGCCGCCGCCGGGCATGTGGGACGCGTTCTCGGCGCGCTTCCCCTATCAGGAAACCGACGATCAATTGAGCGCCATCGGCGACGTGATCGACGATCTGACCTCGGGCAATCCGATGGACCGTCTGGTGGTCGGAGACGTCGGTTTCGGCAAGACCGAAGTCGCGATGCGCGCGGCCTTTGTCGCCGCCATGTCGGGCGTGCAGGTGGCGGTGATCGCCCCCACCACGCTGCTGGCGCGGCAACACTACAAATCCTTCGCCGACCGGTTTCGCGGTTTCCCACTAGAAGTGCGCCAGCTGAGCCGCTTTGTCACCGCGAAGGATGCCGCCGCCACCCGCGACGGCATCACCAAGGGCACCGTCGATATCGTCGTGGGCACCCACGCGCTGCTGGCAAAATCCATCAAGTTCAAGAACCTCGGCCTACTGGTCATCGACGAGGAGCAGCATTTCGGCGTCACCCACAAGGAACGCCTGAAATCCCTGCGCACGGATGTGCATGTGCTGACCCTCACGGCGACGCCGATACCGCGCACGCTGCAACTCAGCCTCACCGGCGTGCGCGATCTGAGCATCATCGGCACGCCGCCCGTCGACCGGCTGAGCATCCGCACCTATGTGTCGGAATTCGACGTAGTCACCCTGCGCGAGGCGCTTTTGCGCGAGCATTACCGGGGCGGGCAGTCGTTCTACGTGGTGCCGCGGATCAGCGATCTGCCGGAGATCGAAGCCTTCCTGAAGGATCAGCTGCCCGAGCTGAGCTATGTCGTGGCGCACGGGCAGATGGCGGCGGGTGAGCTCGATGACCGCATGAACGCCTTTTACGACGGGAAATTCGACATTCTGCTGGCCACGACGATTGTGGAATCCGGTCTCGATATTCCCACGGCGAACACGATGATCGTGCACCGGGCGGATATGTTCGGGCTTGCCCAGCTTTACCAGATCCGGGGCCGGGTGGGGCGCTCGAAAACGCGCGCCTACGCGTATCTGACGACCAAACCTCGCGCCAAGCTGACGGCAACGGCTGAAAAACGCCTGCGCGTGTTGGGCAGTCTCGACACGCTGGGGGCGGGGTTCACGCTGGCCTCGCAGGATCTGGACATTCGCGGCGCGGGCAACCTGCTGGGCGAGGAGCAGTCGGGCCAGATGCGCGACGTGGGGTTTGAGCTGTATCAATCCATGCTCGAGGAGGCGATTGCCAAGATCAAATCGGGCGAGCTTCAGGGCCTCACGGACGACGACGGGCAATGGGCGCCGCAGATCAATCTGGGCGTGCCCGTGCTGATCCCGGAGGACTACGTGCCCGACCTTGACGTGCGGCTGGGCCTCTACCGCCGCCTGTCAGAGCTTACGCGCAAGGTCGAGCTGGAAGGATTTGCCGCCGAGCTGATCGACCGCTTTGGCCCGCTGCCGCGCGAGGTCAACACGCTGATGCTGGTGGTGCGGATCAAGGCGATGTGCAAACGCGCAGGCATCGCCAAACTGGACGGCGGCCCCAAGGGCGCGGTCGTGCAGTTTCACAATGATAAATTCGCCTCTCCCGAGGGATTGGTGCAGTTCATGCACGCGCAAAAGGGTCAGGCAAAGGTCAAGGACAACAGAATCGTCGTTGCGCGCGATTGGAAAACCGACACGGACAAGATCAAGGGCGCGTTCGCCATCGCGCGCGATCTGGCGGAACACGTCGTTGCCCGGGAGAAAGCGGCCAGGAAACGGGCCGCTACCGCACCGTCCGGCTGA
- a CDS encoding glycosyltransferase — MSYLLEPVVGICRFSFCGKGDWRSYRTATTDDAIETTRLVTATQLYTPERMALRFHLFEHFLLPSLEAQTDPNFICIVLTSDLMPDTYLERLDALCQRSPRIELRVSSEATVHAAIWPRLAELNAQAGRPLVNFRIDDDDCLSRDYVQELRGYMTRLGDRMPIGYSRANGLVVTHYAEDRWPQIYQANLPFNSMGTAIRVHGERTIFSFGHNALHKRFPAIVDNSGMGYISIKIDGHDSEPISMAMPHIRNSHSPVTAEEAETILGKWFSFIGAEAGSLHATLLARIAEAAMLAAPGRAQDAA; from the coding sequence ATGTCCTATCTTCTGGAACCCGTTGTCGGGATCTGCCGGTTTTCCTTTTGTGGCAAAGGCGACTGGCGCAGCTACCGCACCGCCACCACCGATGACGCGATTGAGACGACGCGCCTTGTCACGGCAACGCAGCTCTACACGCCGGAGCGGATGGCCCTGCGGTTTCATTTGTTCGAACACTTCCTGCTGCCCTCGCTCGAGGCGCAGACGGATCCGAATTTCATCTGCATCGTGCTCACCTCCGATCTGATGCCCGACACCTATCTTGAGCGGCTCGACGCGCTCTGCCAACGCTCGCCCCGGATCGAGCTGCGGGTGTCGTCCGAGGCGACGGTTCATGCGGCGATCTGGCCGCGACTGGCCGAGCTCAACGCCCAAGCGGGCCGCCCGCTGGTCAATTTCCGCATCGACGACGATGATTGCCTGTCGCGCGACTATGTGCAGGAGTTGCGCGGCTACATGACCCGTCTGGGCGACCGCATGCCCATCGGCTACAGCCGTGCGAACGGGCTGGTGGTCACGCATTACGCTGAAGACCGCTGGCCGCAGATCTATCAGGCGAACCTGCCCTTCAACTCAATGGGCACCGCGATCCGGGTGCACGGCGAACGCACGATTTTTTCGTTCGGGCACAACGCGCTGCACAAACGCTTCCCGGCGATCGTCGACAACTCCGGCATGGGCTATATCTCGATCAAGATCGACGGGCACGATTCAGAGCCGATCAGCATGGCGATGCCCCATATCCGCAATTCGCACAGCCCGGTTACAGCCGAAGAGGCCGAAACGATCTTGGGCAAATGGTTCTCCTTCATCGGCGCGGAGGCGGGCAGTCTGCACGCAACCTTGCTGGCGCGGATTGCAGAGGCGGCGATGCTTGCGGCCCCAGGTCGTGCACAGGACGCGGCCTGA
- a CDS encoding penicillin acylase family protein, with protein sequence MALVFRWLVRLTAALLAISVIAVGLVYWLASRSLPEYTAEVEVPNLARAVEIVRDNANVPHILGQADEDVFFGLGFAHAQDRLWQMTVMRRTAQGRLSEIFGPRTLEIDKLLRRLDVYALSVASVEALDARTQDALRAYAAGVNARLDQINTEALGRGAPEMFLFNAPMAPWRPADSIAIVKLMGLQLSGHLDAEVMRARVSLALPDEARLRDILPDAPGDGVAALPAYAQLFPTAERFATVAPYTAHPLSPFKRTALAGASNAWAAAPSRSASGGTLLANDPHLGFTAPAIWYLARLELETGGVIGGTIPGIPAVMTGRSARLGWGLTSSYLDDQDVYIEELNPANREEYRTPEGFKKFRTRASIITIKDADPVTLTLRWTDNGPVLPGTHYNLATITPPGHVASVNWTVLSQRDTTLQAAMEIMRAQTVADGIDAASLYIAPSQNLTLVDGETIAMKTIGAMPKRDPAHQSKGRLPSPGWIATNRWQGTLPYTANPGFVSPAGGILGNTNNKTVDRAFPNHVSYLWGDTQRVQRWQRLMQGRQVHTRDSFIEAQLDTVSFTARSLLPLIGAELWFTGEAAPDGTPERLRQRALALLAEWSGEMNEHLPEPLIYATWLRKLQERLIRDELGPLADEFDHVEPLFIERVFRDVEGASAWCDVFQSAPVETCADMARLALDDALIDIDERYGTALQSLRWGDAHQATHDHPVLGSVPVLRYFVNIRQSTSGGDNTLMRGRTKGTDPDPFHNVHGAGYRGVYDFADPDSSVFVSSTGQSGHFLSRHYDDLAQLWRRGEYIPMSLDQDLARAASVGVTLLIPQQ encoded by the coding sequence ATGGCATTGGTATTTCGCTGGCTCGTTCGTCTGACCGCCGCGTTGCTGGCAATCAGCGTGATCGCGGTGGGCCTTGTCTACTGGCTCGCCTCCCGCTCGTTGCCCGAATATACCGCAGAGGTGGAAGTGCCCAATCTCGCGCGCGCGGTCGAGATCGTGCGCGACAACGCCAATGTGCCGCATATCCTTGGGCAGGCGGATGAGGACGTGTTCTTTGGCCTTGGCTTTGCCCACGCGCAGGACCGTCTGTGGCAGATGACGGTGATGCGGCGCACGGCGCAGGGGCGGCTGTCAGAGATTTTTGGCCCGCGCACTTTGGAGATCGACAAGCTGTTGCGTCGGTTGGATGTCTACGCGCTCTCCGTCGCGTCGGTCGAGGCGCTGGACGCGCGCACGCAGGACGCCCTGCGCGCCTATGCGGCGGGGGTGAACGCCCGGCTTGACCAGATCAACACAGAGGCACTGGGGCGCGGCGCACCCGAGATGTTCCTGTTCAACGCGCCCATGGCGCCGTGGCGCCCGGCAGACAGCATCGCCATCGTCAAGCTGATGGGCCTGCAACTGTCGGGCCATCTGGATGCGGAGGTGATGCGCGCGCGGGTCTCGCTGGCGCTGCCCGACGAGGCGCGCCTGCGCGACATCCTGCCCGATGCGCCCGGTGACGGTGTGGCCGCCCTGCCCGCCTACGCGCAGCTGTTCCCGACCGCCGAACGCTTTGCCACGGTTGCGCCCTACACCGCGCATCCGCTCTCGCCGTTCAAACGCACGGCGCTGGCGGGCGCGTCCAACGCCTGGGCCGCGGCGCCGTCGCGCTCCGCCTCGGGCGGCACGCTTCTGGCCAATGATCCGCATCTGGGGTTCACCGCACCCGCGATCTGGTACCTTGCCCGGCTTGAGCTTGAGACAGGCGGTGTGATCGGCGGCACGATCCCCGGTATTCCGGCGGTAATGACGGGCCGCTCCGCGCGGCTGGGCTGGGGGCTGACCTCCAGCTATCTGGACGATCAGGACGTCTATATCGAAGAGCTGAACCCCGCCAACCGCGAGGAATACCGCACGCCCGAGGGGTTCAAGAAATTCCGCACCCGTGCCTCGATCATCACCATCAAGGACGCCGATCCGGTCACCCTCACCCTGCGGTGGACCGATAACGGCCCGGTGCTGCCCGGCACGCACTACAACCTCGCCACGATCACCCCGCCCGGCCACGTGGCCAGCGTCAACTGGACCGTGCTGAGCCAGCGCGACACCACGCTGCAAGCCGCGATGGAGATCATGCGGGCGCAGACGGTGGCCGACGGGATCGACGCCGCCAGCCTCTATATCGCGCCATCGCAAAACCTCACGCTGGTCGATGGCGAGACGATCGCGATGAAGACGATCGGCGCGATGCCCAAACGCGACCCCGCGCACCAGAGCAAGGGGCGCCTGCCCTCTCCGGGCTGGATCGCCACCAACCGCTGGCAGGGCACGCTGCCCTATACCGCCAACCCCGGATTTGTATCGCCTGCCGGCGGGATCCTCGGGAATACCAACAACAAGACGGTCGATCGCGCCTTTCCCAATCACGTCAGCTATCTCTGGGGGGACACGCAGCGTGTGCAGCGCTGGCAGCGGCTGATGCAGGGCCGTCAGGTGCACACCCGCGACAGCTTTATCGAGGCGCAGCTGGATACCGTCAGCTTCACCGCCCGCTCGCTGCTGCCGCTCATCGGTGCCGAGCTGTGGTTTACCGGAGAGGCCGCGCCGGACGGCACGCCCGAACGCCTGCGCCAACGCGCCCTTGCCCTGCTGGCCGAATGGTCGGGCGAGATGAACGAACACCTGCCCGAGCCGCTGATCTACGCCACCTGGCTGCGCAAGCTGCAAGAGCGCCTGATCCGCGATGAGCTGGGCCCGCTCGCCGATGAGTTCGACCATGTCGAGCCCTTGTTCATCGAGCGGGTGTTCCGCGACGTCGAAGGCGCCTCTGCCTGGTGCGACGTATTCCAGTCCGCCCCGGTCGAGACCTGCGCCGATATGGCCCGCCTCGCGCTCGACGATGCGCTGATCGACATCGACGAGCGCTATGGCACCGCCCTGCAATCGCTGCGCTGGGGGGACGCACATCAGGCGACGCACGACCATCCGGTGCTGGGATCGGTGCCTGTGCTGCGCTATTTCGTCAACATCCGGCAAAGCACGTCCGGCGGGGACAACACGCTGATGCGCGGACGGACCAAGGGCACGGATCCCGATCCCTTCCACAACGTGCACGGTGCGGGCTATCGCGGGGTGTATGACTTTGCCGATCCCGACAGCTCGGTCTTTGTCAGCTCCACCGGGCAATCGGGGCATTTCCTGTCGCGCCATTACGATGATCTGGCGCAGCTGTGGCGGCGCGGCGAATATATCCCCATGAGCCTTGATCAGGACCTCGCGCGCGCCGCTTCGGTCGGTGTGACGCTGCTGATCCCGCAGCAATGA
- the hemB gene encoding porphobilinogen synthase translates to MQPINAPFPATRLRRTRQNAGIRGLVRENALSAGDFIWPVFVRAGEDIVEEIPSMPGVYRRSVDRIVEAAQEAWDLGLGALCLFPYTGLEERTEECAGAWDPDNHVNRAIRAIKAVLPDLVVMTDVALDTYNINGHDGFVVDGEIVNDRTVEALVKMAVEQARAGADIIGPSDMMDGRVGAIRKGLEEAGFDKVMILSYAAKYASAFYGPFRDAVGASGALTGDKKTYQMDYANSDEALRLVARDLAEGADMVMVKPGMPYLDICRRVKDAFGAPTFAYQVSGEYSMLKAAAAAGMLDEERVMMESLMAFKRAGCDGILTYFAPAAARVLAGD, encoded by the coding sequence ATGCAGCCGATCAACGCCCCCTTCCCCGCAACCCGCCTGCGGCGCACCCGCCAAAACGCAGGCATCCGCGGTCTGGTGCGCGAAAACGCCCTGTCGGCGGGCGATTTCATCTGGCCCGTCTTCGTGCGCGCGGGCGAGGATATCGTCGAGGAAATCCCCTCGATGCCCGGCGTCTATCGCCGCTCGGTCGACCGCATCGTGGAGGCCGCGCAAGAGGCGTGGGATCTGGGGCTCGGCGCGCTGTGCCTGTTTCCCTACACCGGGCTGGAAGAGCGCACCGAGGAGTGCGCGGGCGCCTGGGATCCCGACAACCACGTCAACCGCGCCATTCGCGCGATCAAGGCGGTGCTGCCCGATCTGGTGGTGATGACGGATGTGGCGCTTGATACCTACAACATCAACGGGCACGACGGTTTTGTGGTGGATGGCGAGATCGTCAATGACCGCACGGTCGAGGCGCTGGTCAAAATGGCGGTGGAACAGGCGCGCGCGGGCGCCGACATCATCGGCCCGTCGGACATGATGGACGGGCGCGTGGGCGCGATCCGCAAGGGGCTTGAGGAGGCGGGCTTCGACAAGGTGATGATCCTCAGCTACGCCGCGAAATACGCAAGCGCCTTCTACGGCCCCTTCCGTGATGCGGTGGGCGCGTCGGGCGCGCTGACGGGCGACAAGAAAACCTACCAGATGGATTACGCCAATTCCGACGAGGCGCTGCGGCTGGTCGCGCGCGATCTGGCCGAGGGTGCGGATATGGTCATGGTCAAACCCGGCATGCCCTACCTCGATATCTGCCGGCGGGTAAAGGACGCGTTCGGCGCGCCGACCTTCGCCTATCAGGTGTCGGGCGAATACAGCATGCTCAAGGCCGCCGCCGCTGCGGGCATGCTGGATGAGGAGCGGGTGATGATGGAAAGCCTCATGGCCTTCAAACGCGCGGGCTGCGACGGGATCCTCACGTATTTCGCGCCCGCCGCCGCGCGGGTGCTGGCGGGCGACTGA
- a CDS encoding pseudouridine synthase: MTGRVLLFNKPYGVLSQFTDARSPSPRPTLSAYINEPGFYPAGRLDRDSEGLMVLTDHGPLQARISNPKYKLRKTYLVQVEGTPDDAALDALRKGVDLKDGRTRAALANRIDAPDLWERDPPVRFRKTVPDAWLEITISEGRNRQVRRMTAHVGLPCLRLVRVQVGDWRLNQLAPGASRFASATGA; the protein is encoded by the coding sequence ATGACGGGCCGCGTTCTGCTGTTCAACAAACCCTACGGGGTGTTGTCGCAATTCACCGACGCGCGCAGCCCCAGCCCGCGCCCGACGCTTTCGGCCTATATCAATGAGCCGGGGTTCTATCCCGCAGGCCGTCTGGACCGTGACAGCGAGGGGCTGATGGTGCTGACCGATCACGGGCCGCTGCAGGCGCGCATCAGCAATCCGAAATACAAGCTGCGCAAGACCTATCTTGTGCAGGTCGAGGGAACACCGGACGACGCGGCGCTGGATGCGCTGCGCAAGGGGGTAGACCTGAAGGACGGGCGCACGCGCGCAGCACTGGCCAACCGGATCGACGCGCCCGATCTGTGGGAGCGCGACCCGCCCGTGCGCTTTCGCAAGACGGTGCCTGATGCGTGGTTAGAGATCACCATTTCCGAGGGCCGCAACCGTCAGGTGCGCCGCATGACGGCCCATGTCGGCCTGCCATGTCTGCGGCTGGTGCGGGTTCAGGTCGGTGACTGGCGGCTCAACCAACTGGCGCCGGGGGCCAGCCGGTTTGCCTCTGCCACCGGCGCCTAG
- a CDS encoding component of SufBCD complex produces MDWYQTLFELIDMRSFSNLWFWIVLAVVWSTTSHYVLGVPFDMVLRAKRHEGQYEADLEDLVRINTNRLLYIAQMSGLWLAGFACFFLTMLVLLGFVYGNEFAQALTLLGVPLSLVGLLSLSTARLIREEDARGERLRKRLMRHRLYTQIIGMISIFVTALWGMYQNLNVGPFGG; encoded by the coding sequence TTGGACTGGTACCAGACCCTTTTCGAACTTATCGACATGCGATCCTTCTCGAACCTGTGGTTCTGGATCGTGCTTGCCGTGGTGTGGTCGACGACCAGCCACTACGTCTTGGGCGTGCCCTTTGACATGGTGCTGCGCGCCAAGCGGCACGAGGGGCAATACGAGGCCGACCTTGAGGATCTGGTGCGCATCAACACCAATCGCCTGCTCTATATCGCGCAGATGTCGGGGCTTTGGCTGGCGGGGTTTGCGTGTTTCTTCCTGACGATGCTGGTGCTGCTGGGCTTTGTCTACGGCAATGAATTTGCGCAGGCGCTCACGCTGTTGGGCGTGCCGCTGTCATTGGTGGGGCTGTTGAGCCTGTCGACCGCGCGGCTGATCCGCGAAGAGGACGCGCGCGGCGAGCGGTTGCGCAAGCGGCTGATGCGCCACCGGCTATATACCCAGATCATCGGCATGATCTCGATCTTTGTGACCGCCCTTTGGGGGATGTATCAGAACCTCAACGTCGGCCCCTTTGGCGGTTGA